In the Scyliorhinus torazame isolate Kashiwa2021f chromosome 4, sScyTor2.1, whole genome shotgun sequence genome, one interval contains:
- the LOC140410801 gene encoding uncharacterized protein produces the protein MDSKQTCALLFLLSVTLVYGTGFNRYAYMQKNVKSQGDYNIKSYDSQNSEDEGNEENDESRDVGGERGSTGPPGPRGPPGSPGKTGMGMPGAPGKPGRPGPPGMPAMGKPGMPGAPGKSGERGTPGEKGDRGARGSPGSKGNQGATGYPGPAGLAALGKPGAQGPPGHTGPAGQPGEKGIPGHMGLPGAKGEKGMGIPGRPGSRGATGPQGPSGPPGPAGLGSTGAPGRPGPPGEKGEMGPAGQPGYSGAPGQKGPPGIPGRPGTGKSGAPGEPGSPGAPGGKGAPGPQGSPGAPGIPGFGKSGLPGLKGEPGPVGPSGYTGEKGQPGATGAPGTPGSVGSAGPPGQQGPRGAPGANAAPGEKGQAGPVGARGYPGPKGQPGSGGAPGKSGSLGLPGTPGPEGQRGASGPKGSMGPAGSPGKSGSAGPPGLHGPPGYPGESGSRGSAGSPGPRGPPGSHGAQGFQGEKGDQGPPGPPGPPGNYYGKMESGSPGTPGLNGPPGSPGQPGLPGPPGPPAEVIMSPGKYDYNGYIKSGEPSAGLFSPYPAFTAILSHSYYPAEQPIAFDKILTNSNNNYDPSTGIFTCEISGIYQFNYQIQVKGANVWVGLYKNDEAVMYSYDDYTEGYIDQVSGSATLYLHENDQIYIQLPTEESNGLYSSELMHSSFSGFLIVHS, from the exons atggattcgaaacaaacctgtgctCTTCTGTTCTTACTATCTGTGACTCTAGTCTATGGAACAGGATTTAATAGATATGCCTACATGCAGAAAAATGTAAAAAGCCAAGGAG ATTACAATATAAAAAGCTATGACTCTCAGAACTCAGAAGATGAAGGAAATGAAGAAAATGACGAAAGCAGAG ATGTAGGAGGAGAACGTGGGTCAACAGGTCCACCTGGTCCACGAGGCCCACCAGGGTCTCCCGGAAAAACAGGCATGGGAATGCCAGGAGCCCCTGGCAAGCCAGGAAGGCCAGGACCACCAGGAATGCCGGCAATGGGAAAACCAGGAATGCCAGGAGCACCAGGAAAGTCAGGTGAAAGAGGAACCCCAGGAGAAAAAGGTGATCGAGGAGCTCGAGGATCGCCAGGTTCCAAAGGCAATCAAGGAGCCACCGGTTACCCTGGGCCAGCAGGATTGGCGGCTCTAGGTAAACCAGGTGCACAAGGGCCACCGGGTCATACAGGACCAGCAGGTCAACCTGGAGAAAAAGGTATACCAGGGCATATGGGTCTTCCTGGAGCAAAAGGGGAAAAGGGAATGGGAATTCCAGGGCGTCCTGGTAGCAGAGGGGCAACGGGACCACAAGGGCCATCAGGACCACCTGGACCAGCAGGATTAGGAAGCACTGGAGCCCCTGGTCGTCCAGGTCCACCAGGTGAAAAAGGGGAAATGGGCCCAGCAGGTCAACCAGGTTATTCAGGTGCTCCAGGTCAAAAAGGACCACCAGGAATTCCCGGTCGCCCAGGAACTGGAAAATCTGGAGCACCAGGTGAACCAGGGTCACCGGGGGCTCCTGGAGGCAAGGGGGCTCCTGGTCCACAAGGCTCACCAGGTGCACCTGGAATACCTGGTTTTGGAAAATCAGGTTTACCAGGACTCAAAGGAGAGCCCGGTCCTGTTGGCCCGTCTGGTTACACAGGAGAAAAAGGACAGCCAGGagcaactggagcacctggaactcCTGGGTCTGTCGGGTCAGCAGGTCCACCTGGACAACAAGGTCCAAGAGGTGCTCCAGGTGCTAATGCTGCACCAGGAGAGAAAGGTCAAGCAGGACCTGTTGGTGCTCGTGGATATCCAGGACCCAAAGGTCAACCAGGATCTGGTGGTGCCCCAGGGAAATCAGGGTCTCTAGGACTACCAGGTACACCAGGTCCAGAAGGACAACGAGGTGCAAGTGGTCCTAAAGGTAGCATgggacctgctggctcaccaggtaAATCGGGAAGCGCTGGCCCACCTGGTCTTCATGGACCACCAGGATATCCAGGTGAGTCAGGATCAAGAGGAAGTGCAGGATCACCTGGTCCAAGAGGTCCACCTGGCTCTCACGGTGCTCAAGGATTTCAAGGGGAAAAAGGTGATCAGGGTCCCCCCGGTCCACCTGGTCCTCCTGGAAATTATTATGGGAAAATGGAAAGTGGCTCACCTGGTACACCTGGACTAAATGGTCCACCGGGATCCCCAGGCCAACCAGGTCTTCCTGGACCACCAGGCCCACCAGCAGAAGTGATTATGTCCCCAGGAAAATACGATTATAATGGCTACATCAAGTCAGGAGAGCCTTCAGCTGGGTTATTCAGTCCATATCCAGCTTTTACAGCCATTCTTTCCCATTCATATTACCCAGCTGAGCAACCAATAGCATTTGACAAAATATTGACCAATTCAAATAACAACTATGACCCCTCAACTGGTATTTTTACATGTGAAATATCTGGCATCTATCAATTTAATTATCAAATACAAGTTAAGGGAGCAAATGTTTGGGTTGGATTATACAAAAATGACGAGGCTGTGATGTATTCATATGATGACTATACAGAAGGTTATATTGATCAGGTCTCAGGAAGTGCTACATTATATCTACATGAAAATGACCAAATCTATATACAGTTACCTACAGAAGAGTCAAATGGCTTATACTCTTCTGAGCTCATGCACTCATCATTCTCAGGGTTCCTAATTGTCCATTCATGA